From the Salmo trutta chromosome 30, fSalTru1.1, whole genome shotgun sequence genome, one window contains:
- the LOC115168610 gene encoding peptidase inhibitor 16, translated as MLRGTALWAGLMGLYVIVTQCPAACQLSQEDAETLMELHNSYRGQVVPSATYMRKVKWDEKLKILAEGYAVKCMLEQNPDLELLNTGENLFVSNEPLDLNMTMENWFLEHLDYDYNNNSCQDDRMCGHYTQMVWADSHSVGCAAHRCDTIEGLSLEKVTFLVCNYYPKGKFKDGKPYEEGEWCSKCPDNVPRCDQNLCVPDAPEPSEEPDVEEPDAPEPSEEPDVEEPDAPEPSEEPDVEEPDVEEPDVEEPDAPEPSEEPDVEKDTTESSTPHTATATEPGYEEEGDETGTEPGDEEDEEETCTEPGDEEDEEETGTEPGDEEDEEETGTEPGDEEDEEEWEGEERAAEREKERTRNQPPANAGRITTPLLLVTSLMALLSLGL; from the exons ATGCTGAGGGGGACAGCTCTCTGGGCTGGCCTGATGGGACTGTATGTCATCGTCACCCAGTGTCCAGCCGCCTGCCAGCTGAGCCAGGAGGACGCGGAGACCCTCATGGAGCTGCACAACAGCTATCGGGGCCAGGTGGTACCCAGTGCCACCTACATGCGTAAAGTG AAATGGGATGAGAAGCTGAAGATCCTAGCTGAGGGCTACGCTGTGAAGTGTATGTTGGAACAGAACCCGGATCTAGAGTTGCTGAACACGGGAGAGAACCTGTTTGTGTCCAATGAGCCCTTGGACCTCAACATGACCATGGAGAATTGGTTCTTGGAGCACCTAGACTACgactacaacaacaacagctgCCAGGATGACAGGATGTGTGGACACTACACTCAG ATGGTGTGGGCGGACTCTCACTCTGTGGGCTGTGCTGCTCATCGCTGTGACACCATAGAGGGGCTGTCCTTAGAGAAAGTTACCTTCTTGGTCTGCAATTATTACCCAAA AGGTAAGTTTAAGGATGGGAAACCCTATGAGGAAGGTGAATGGTGCTCCAAGTGCCCAGACAATGTGCCGCGATGTGATCAGAACCTCTGTG TGCCTGATGCCCCCGAGCCTTCAGAGGAGCCTGATGTTGAGGAGCCTGATGCCCCCGAGCCTTCAGAGGAGCCTGATGTTGAGGAGCCTGATGCCCCCGAGCCTTCAGAGGAGCCTGATGTTGAGGAGCCTGATGTTGAGGAGCCTGATGTTGAGGAGCCTGATGCCCCCGAGCCTTCAGAGGAGCCTGATGTTGAGAAGGATACAACAGAGAGCTCTACCCCACACACAGCCACCGCCACAGAGCCTGGGtatgaggaggagggggacgAGACAGGCACGGAGCCTGGGgacgaggaggacgaggaggagacaTGCACGGAGCCTGGGgacgaggaggacgaggaggagacaGGCACGGAGCCTGGGgacgaggaggacgaggaggagacaGGCACGGAGCCTGGGgacgaggaggacgaggaggagtgggagggggaggagagagcagcggagagggagaaggagaggactaGGAACCAACCTCCGGCTAATGCAGGAAGGATCACTACCCCCCTACTTCTTGTTACCAGCCTAATGGCTTTACTGTCACTAGGATTGTGA